ATCACAATACATAGGCTTGTTTACAGTATTAGTATTTTTGCATTTGATCAGTCCTCTTTTCTTTGAACCACATCCTGGTGCTGGTGCTGTCTGGGTATGAAGCTCAGAAATCCTGACTTTTTCCCATCCATTTGGTTAAATGTATCCCATATTTGTTTTTGACTTGTGTTAGGTAAAAATACCCTTTGGCACCAAAATAAGGAATGGAGCTTTAGTACCTCATTAATATAGAAGGCAGGTACCCACTGGGTATGTGGCAGTAGTTGATGCCACATATAATCCAAAGAAGCCAAAGCATAGCCTCCAGGGCAATTTAGCAGACCATCATCACCTTCCGTATAGGGCAAgtgagaatcctagaatggtagagttgaaagggacctccagggtcatcgggtccaaccccctgctcagtgcaggatcactaaatcatcccagacagatatttttccagcctttgtttgaacacttccattaaaggagaactcaccacctcccgtggtaacctgttccactcattgatcaccctcatggtCAGAAAGCTtttattctaatatctaatttgtgtctcctccctttcagtttcatcccattgcttctagtccttccttgtgcgaatgagaatagggatgacccctctgcactgtgacagcccttcagatatttgtagaccgctattaagtcttctctaaGCCTTtttctttgcaagctaaacattccaacatcctttaaccgttcctcataggacatgatttgcagatcgctcaccatcttggtaactcttctctgaacttgctccagtttgtcgatgtcttttttaaagtggggtgcccagaactggacacagtattccagatgaggtctgactaaggaagagtagagggggataatgacctcacgtgatctagactctatgcttctcttaatacattccagaattgtgtttgcctttttggcttctgcatcacattgtagactcatgttcagtctatgatctattagtatacccaagtctttttcacatgtgctgctgcttatcccAGTTCCTCcatttctgtatgtgcttttatcatttttcttccccagatgtaggactttgcatttctccttgttaaataccattctacatgttgccgcccactgttcaagcttttctagatcgcCTTCTGCATTCCAATAGTTAACCTGTGTAAACCTAAACtacacagtcttaaaatgtgccagtttaTCACAGTGACTAAATGATAGACTGTCTagtttaactttataccacctatcaaATAGCTTAGCTTCTAacaaattttgcaccaaaatgttgGCGCATTTTAGTGGAAAAAGATACATTTGGTCCATGCCCCCTTTCCCATGAAGCCATGTCTTTTcctgcaaagccagactccatttttggatttggcaaaaaaaactgtctaaggtcacctgcacacgagcagaaattccgcggcgagatttcccacggaatttccgcggctggaagcctgcataggattgcgttaacaaacacaatcctatgcagacggccgcgatttggccgcgcgaaatatctcgcggcaaacaaatcgcggcgtgctctatttctgtgcgggtctcgcagatccccgcacagaaatgtcacttacccgccgccggctctggtctgcgcatgcgccggctgcccggcaagccggcacatcaaacagccagagccgcgggcgcgggtgagtatgcgctggtccctgcaggctctcgggtcgggttccGCGGCGAGAATCttcgccaccggatccgacccgcctgtctgcaggcggcctaagagtgtctaaaacacatcatgAATGTgctgcaaagcatgtaagacagttttctggagcCATTTGCATCAGGAAATTGGTGCACTTTCAGTAGTAATTTTGCCCGATATGTTTCAAGGTTCTACAGTTTCAAGAAATATGAAATTAAAGGGGATCTAGCACCTTTCTTGAcaggtctgttttagtaaatctttgtattccccataatataacaattctgaagcatcttTTCTTCCAGGCTCTGCTTTGTATCTTGCCTCCATTACCCCTAGAGACATATGAGTAAATTGACAGTAGACTGCATAGACCCTCTTTATACACAGTACAGATTGTACAGAATTCCTCTATAGAGGGTGTGTTTAAACAAGGATGTTGGTTGCACAAAGCAATACAACAATTCTCAGAAGTTTGGAAAAGGAATAACTTATTTACACATTGCTTCATATTTTACGCAAGTCTCTTTGTCCGGGACTTTTGTTCTCCACATTAATTTCAACAACGGTCTCAACTACTTAGGAACGGTAGGCAAGTACAAATATGTAACGCCCTTAAAAAGTTCTGAACAGTCAGGACACGTGTGCAGGTTGGACAGGACAGTGCAAGTGAATCGCATTTTATAAAAAGCTGCGGAAAACAAATCCGCACATATTTGAGGCCGGCAATGGATTTTCAAATACACAACAAGCTGCTTTGCTTCATAGATTTGTTGGGCAGACACAAACTTGTCATATTTGCTGAAACATTTATTTGATAGCTTTATATGTTCCCGCGACTCTTTCAATTAGCACATGATCCCAGTCTTCCCATGAGAAATATCCCATACGGGCAAATGGTCAGAGCCTGTGAACTCCCTACTGATCACCCTCTTGTATTGTATTGCATATATTTAGTGGGGCCCAGAGGAAGGCCATTATACATCGTCTACGGACCCACTGATATAATCCACATAAGCCTGAGGATGAGTCAAAAATGTCTAAAATTGGAATAATTTATTAAGTGGGCCCATAAGTACCAACTCCGGTTTATGGATTTACACAAATATAAAAGGAAAACCACCATCTTGGGAACCAAGTTGGCTCATCAATTCCTATTTAATACGAAACGTTGTAGTTCCTATGCAGTGACTGGTGGGAAAGTGGTGGATGGACCCACAGGTGCATTTATATGCCATCTTCTCCTGGGCCCCTGACAGAAGTATTACCTGTGCTGTGTTGATAGCGGTATTTCTAACAGCTCCCTCACGGTCACTTTTCTGCAGTATTGATGCTGATTTGTTTGCTTTATGGCAGCTACCTGAACTTGGGCACAACAAGCTCATTGCTTATAATCAGAAACTCTGGGTTTCACATAAGTTTCCCTTTAGGATTTGCCAACTAAAATAGAATGATTTACTGTCATCAAACATTTATGTACTTTTTGTAGTATTTATTTGTTTAATTGCAAATACCCATCCCTGAATGCCTGTTACTTTATAGACGTCAGCTAGCTCATACAGGCCAACCCGACCACAAGTATTTCCAAAGAGCTAACACAATGAAAATAATCTCCTGGTAAGATATGGCATttgtaaaaatacaatatactgtttATCTTTCCATTGTGGTCAAATAGAATGATCTGGGTAAGATggcaaaaaaagaagaattgtagATATTATTTGCTTTTTCTTCTTTAATTTTCAGCTATTGAATTAGTTGAAGTGCCGGGTTACCCCCAGCAATGTAATGGCTTCGAATCAGGTATACCCGCATCACCAGGTGAGATGAACACTTGTCTTTTTGGTATGGTTGCAGGGGTTGAAATTAACATTGTGTGGGCAACAGAAGAGACTGTGACTTTGTAAGTGCATTACTTGCCTGATTATTTTGAATGGGTAACCACTAACCTCGTATAGTAAGACTATAGTTTTACGATAACCCCTTAAAGGGCAGTTTCACACACAGCTTCTTTTTGAAAAATGTTGccatttttaatgtattttgattgcaactgtttacttcttcttcctgctgtatccacttctgactttggctcaaaaacgGCATGAAAAACTGTTCCAAAAAATGTGCCTTTAAAAATGACGTATGCATGAAACCACCATATAGCTGATCTGCTACCATTCTACATTACTAGACCCCATCTTTGAGCAGCCAAGTATGGAGACCGGTCCATTGTAGAGGTCTACTGGACCTATCTTCATTCTATGCTGCCCTTCAATAGCAGAGCATTATGGTGACTGGTCCACTTTATGTTCAACAGACATGCGAGCCCATGCTACACGGTGACATAAAGCAACCAGCAGCAACAAAGAGCAAAGTCATGAATATTCATATATTTACTGCATAGCCCACATTGTTGGCAGAGTGAATAAGATCTTTCTGCCATAAGTGACAAAAACTTTGCAGAATGCTATTCCCATCTGACTAATTAACATAAACGACACATTAATTGGTTTGTTTGCTCTTCAGCGGCATAATTATTGCACCTAAATACAGATTTGAACTTTGTTTAAGCACTTAACATTGATGGCCTGCCACTTGAATGGACGAGCTACTATACCAAGCAAACAATGTGGGGAGGTGATGCTCACAGGAGTGGCCCCTTCATAGTGCTGATTAACAGGCATCCCAAAGTTCAGTCCTCTACCAATCAACCATTGATGGCCCATACGGAGAATAGGTTGTAAATGTTATAGTCCCAAAGAACTCCTTTATTAGAATTGCCCCTGTCAGTGACAGGAGAGATCTGAAAACTCAAGAAATTTGAAACCCAACACACTTTCTATGTGTCAAAGTTGCGCCCAAAAGAGGCAACTTGCAACCTGTCCATGTGGTGTCTCACATACGGATGGCCCGCACATTGatatgcatttgcatgtcctaattcttgtCCATGATACAGACAAGAACAGGACATGCAATGAGTGTTTATAGCCCCATAGGCTctaatgggtccgtgtgctgttcACATGGACCTAAGTGCACTACTATGCACCCGGCCTTAGATTGCGAGATTCATAGGGCCTTgatgccacataagaagacaccagtgttaTACATGGCACATGGAAAGTTCTGGCCCTTTCATAGATTTTGTGTTGGAGCCAAGAAAGCTTTAAGTTACACCAGCACAGTAGTTTTGGAAGTAGGAAAGCCAAAGTCATCGGAAACATCTATTTTTTGGGTagtaaaaggcccatttacacgcaacactaAAAGTTATTAGTCATCTGTTTCTAAAACTATTGTGTGTGCATAAAAATCTTCATTATTGCAGAATGGGTACATATCACTGGACCGATATTTATAATACATATACTGCTATGATTCAAAATGGCGGCATAAAAGTTCTAATTGTTGGGATAAAAATGTGTGCATGTTTCAAAAAATGTTGCATGTGAATGGGCCAGAGAGCAATCTGAGCAGATCTGTCTAGTTTTTGGTAGCCAAAATAAAGCCAGATTAGTGAAGACCAGTCAGTCAGATCTGGTCTATGACAGAATTAATGACGGGAAGACTATGCTATTACGCTGGATGAGGAGTGAAGTTCTATGCACTAAGTCATTGTGTCGTTAGTAACTTCTGCTTTCTGTTACAATCTCAATAGGATTATGACACATTCTCAGTTTCAACAGAATGGGATTCTAGAAAATCTATGACATTTCAGCGAGAAAGAGGTGAAGGtacgctgtctgagggcttggctTCTGCAGGGCGAGTTGTATGattcaatggtactatgtaatgtagcatataatgtactgaaaaacgtaaaaatgtCTAAGTGGgcgggtcttgtttttatggtgtaaacactgtgacagaaatgacatgataactttattctatgggtcggtacgattactacgatactaaattaattagtttttttgctgtactccttttaaaaaataaaatatccttggaaaaaaattctaattattttctgccgccatcttctgaccgcctgaacttctttatttttcagtcaaaGTAGCTGTGTGAGCGCTCAttcttgtgggacatcctgtagttaccattgttaccattttggagcacatatggatttttgatcactttttattaaattattaCATAGGAGAcacggtgaccaaaaaagtgtaattctggaGTTGTGCTTTGACTTCCACCATGTAGAGTATAtaatactttgatagatcagacttttttgGGATGtagtaataccaaatatgtttttagtatattttgttttgatttttttactatatatatgggaaacgttttttttttcctatttttttctaataattattaaaactttttaactcattattatattttttagtctttttttagACGTGAAATtttgattgtttgatcgctcgtAGAATGCAATtcagtaccatagtattgcattgtatagtgttttttgtgacaggccccaagctgccatggcaaccacatgGCACTTCGCAATCTCACTACGCAGCATGGGGGCGTTTGGGACTCCCAAATACTGATTGAGACTTTCAAATGCCACTGATTGCAGCTGTGGTGAACaaatgtcagctgtcaaagacagccagtaCCCAGCGGGATCGGCCCCTGATGCTGCTCTGTACAAACCCTGTGTACGCATGACATAAATATATATGTCCTAGCTCATGAAGTGGTTAAGGGGGTTTTTCAGGgctatactattgatgacctatcctgacgataggtcatcaatatcagaacaTCGGGGGTTGGACATTTAGCACCCCTGCCAATAAACTGTTTTTCCGCGCCTCCGTGCTAGTGCTACATATGGGGTAAATCTAACATAGAATCTAAAAGAATTCCTCAGGGtgcgtttagacacaaagatgatcgctgaaaagatggcttttgagcaatcatttggcGTAAAACTAATACTTGgtattaatgcctattagtaccagttAATAGCTTCTGAGCTGCCAGGAGCTGTAtttagggaacagaccacccgctgttctctgaataaattccctttcttCTGCCAGcgaggctgacagctgagacaatataATCAGCTGTTATAAGAGGTTCCCgagcagagcacagcatgcggtcctccttatcagctgttctgctgaactatggatttcgtgccaaactgaaatccatcgttcgcagaaaactgaaagatgggcacatttacacgcaacgattatcgctcaaaagatggcttttgattgaattttgagcaataatcgttgtgtctaaatgggcctttagccttgGTTAACTCCTTTAAGCAAGAAATGTAAAGAGATTGTTCAAAGCAGATAACTACTACAGACTAGTTTATCAGAGATTGTATTTTCCACTGTTCTCGCTACTCATGTAACGGCCGACTTTTAACCATCACCTGTTTGTCTTTACAGAATGTAGCTGTTGCTTTAGAAGAAGGTGTTTCTGTATCACCGGTCTGGTACTCCTCATCCTAGGCATGATCTCAGCATTGATCACATTAGGCGTCATCTATGGAATACCAAAAAATCAACGTGAGCAAAAAGATGGTATTATAGTGCATATTATAACCAACCATAGAAAACATGTGGCCCTGTGGCAAAATATACAGCATAATGCATGTGTTGGCTTATATCATCATATACCCCTCATTAgtctttaaagggaatctcttACCACCAaagagcaccataagttagtttatagggCAGGTCCAGAGGAGTccaggaatgtaattttttcaactTTATCTGGCTCCCCGTTTCTGCGTTGTCACCCTTAGAAGTTGGTATACAGAGAGTACAGTGGACTAATCCCTTAAAACAATGGGTGTGCATGCACAGCCTGCAAACATGAGTCCGCTGCACTATCTGTGCGGGGACCTGGCCTgtgagcactataacttagtctATGATACTCATATATAGTGACAatttctccttaaccccttgagtagcacgcccggaaaagttccgtgacgagctccactgctcatagcaacatagcccggaagatttccgggctatgtatcactatgggagctgcagagcacactgccacaagctgtgacagtgtgctctgcctgcacagacccacagagaacaaagcaagggctttgaaaaaacagcagaagatattgccggcatatcagcaatgtcctgctttgtttacaggttgccatagagaccatcggcttgtcagaagcaagccgatggtctctgtggcagggagagcttggtgcttggctgtgagaggacagctaggtactagctcttacagcagagatcagagaaaacctccgatctctgctgtgttaaccctttacatgctgcagtctatgtgactgcagcatgtaaagggctgtcactgcagcatgtaaagggctgtcaccatcggacccctggaatgtgatcaggggtcctgatgggtccctgtggaagtcccctaaagggacaaaaaaaaataaaaaatttaaaaaaaattaaaaaaaaaaagttaaaaaattattaaaaaaataaaaaaacacttgtctccctttactttgtaaaaaagcaaaaatacaatcacacatgtggtatccatgtgcgtcgtaatgacccagagaaggaagttaatacattatttaaccccttaatgacatggccccttttttcttttttccccatttctttttttcctcccccctgtttaaaaaatcacaacttgtcccgcaaaaaacaagccctcatatggccatgtcaatggaaaaatgaaaaagttatggctcttgagatgcaactgcaaaactagttgaaattcaatgattagaccattttaaaaaatctgccctggtgggcacgacagggtggtaggaaacctgccactcaaggggttaaaggggttatctggtttCTACAAAAGGATAAACAAACTGCCTGTCCTTTGTGGGGTAAAGGGTTGTGGAAGCCTTTCCTGGTCTGGTTTCCGACTCCCTTGTCTGCTAATGTTTCAGAACCTGTGAAAGGTATAAGCCATTGTCAACCTCCATTCATCCATTTGGAAAACGCCTGCATCAGTCCTCCCTCCCTCTGGGGGCTCCTTAGCATTAGTTACCTTTATAGCATCTATGACCTTGTATGTTTCTAAAATCTTACAATCCTATTTTAAAATATGGGAGGTAATACTTAGAACTCATATATAGGACACAACAATGCAGGAAGTGTGTATAAGGAGTCCTTCGTGAATCAGCACACCCAATAACAGGGGATCTCAGAACTCAAACTACTACTGAGGAGTCATTTGGATCCTCATCTCGTGGACATAGTGGAGAGCGGTTACAAAGAGCGTGTCTCGCTCCGGAGGACCTTTCCTGCTCTGCATTATACAGtgaaacccattgacttcaatgaacaCTATGTAATAGTTTACAATGTGGTAGCACTGCCACGAGATTGAACACTTACTTTCCATTTCTCTATAGACAACAGCAGACTACTGCAGGTTCCAGCAGACGAATACTTCATGTTCTGCTTATCATTAAGGGGCCCCTATAACAAGTAGgaagtgtttgtgtgggtttcctcctacACTGCGAAAACATACTGATAGGTGAATAATGGTTGTAAGACCCTATGGGGGACAGGACAGAATGTAAGTGATGGAAGTCCATGTATAGCACTTCAGAGTATGCATgagctaaaaaaaataatcacatttACACTAAAGGTTTAGAGTGACATATTTATTTTCATTTATATATTTGCTGTTACTTATATAGTACTCTGAACAATGGTATGTATGACTCTCAGGGTTTTATAGCGGGGTGGGCTGTGCAgggatcatcattcaggattttaagctgcatgaaatcctgaacgatgatcgttcagtgtaaatagcagccgttcagtactgcacagctgctgtgttaagtgaatgcatagcggcaggggagagcggggagagaaatctcctgcagactCTCGGCCCCCCCccactggccactctgtgagtgagccagtgatacttactcctgtgtgacagcacgggagcgagtacacacagggacaagggtcaggcattgtttgcctgacattcgtcacgtgtaaggcagggttcacacagggcggatttgccggcgtttttccgttgcggttttgccgcagaagaactgcttctgtggcaaaactgcttcaaaggttaatttgggcttgcggaatTTTCTGCGGAAAAATCCGAAattgtttttttccgcagcgcttttttactttttgctgcgtattttggtgtggatttggctgcgtccataaaggtctatggacaaaaaagcgctgcggaaaagacagtagaatggacatgctgcatctttgaaaaccgcgccgcagttgcatttccgcattgtggctgtgcggaaaaaatccgtcctgtgagaacagctttttggcaaaactcatttgtgctgcattgcactgcaaacgtagcggttttgccgcagtgcgggtATGcgacggcaatccgcggcaaaaccgcagcaaatccgccctgtgtgaccccagcctaaatgggccttaaggatttACTCTGCAGCCCATCCTGTTCTATGATTGTTTTatatgcaaattaatcacaccaggtgtgtgcctatatatatatatatatatatatatatatatatatatatatatatatatatatatatatatatatatatatatatatatatatatatatatatatatatatatacacacacacacacttcttcaGATCTATCCTATTATAAGTCTCATGAAGTCTCAAGGAGTCTcaaaagcttgcagcaacatcatttctttttgttagccattaaaatgtatcatacttACAAGACTATTTTCTTTCTCTTACTCAGAGCTATAATTTGTTCTACTGAAGCAAACTTTTTGTCTTCTTACATAGTAGCAACATGTTCCACATCGCGGTATAGAGGTTTACAGTCTAGCTCTCTTATCTCAGACAATCACTCTTTGGTTTCATGGAAACTTAATAAACCCTGGCAATACATGTTTGTAACGGTTTCTGGAGACACATATGTGTCGATAAGACTTTCCATATGCCATTACTATGCATCATTTAGCTCATGGTCTTTTTTTCTGCAATGCATCTAATTCCCGATTACAGAACAATTGTCACATTCTTTTCTCATCCATCAGATATCATTACACGTGAGTGTAAAGCATCGTCAGCCCAAACTGGCTTCTTATGTGACGACAGAACAACATGCATTGCAGCGTCAGCATTGTGTGACGGGAAAGTAGATTGTGGAAATGGGGAGGATGAATCTAGAGGATACTGTGGTGAGTTTTACAgtacagtggtacctcgggatgcgagtgcctcagcttgcgagttttttgtcTTGGGAGCAGGCTCTGttccaaatttttgctctgatttatgaGCAAAAACTCAGGGTACCAGCCTGCttgcatcattgaatggctgtgattggttgactcagcgccagctttcattggctgacgcggcgatGAGTTAATCAATCAGAACATGagattgctggaggcggggcattgaagccccgcatccagaaagcaatgctctgtcggcgtggaggagggagcgacagcctgcagcagcaccgcagaccatTGGGGAACTCAccagtaggtgagtattgatttattttttttttatgtgtagtTAGTTTTCCCattggaacgcattaatggcgtttcagtATATTTCAAttgggaaaagtgctttgacatacgatttttttggcttaagagctccgTCTCGGAACGGAAcaaactcgtatgtcaaggcaccaccGTATTTGGAGACTGTTTAGAAATAGGTAATGTTACCTGAGGGCCATAGACGTACAGGGaggaatttatttattaattatattctatatctttattaattaattttattctgcaagcaagcgtggattgcactttttcctgcatggaattctctgtTGAATTTATTAAGACCGATGTTTCAAGACTGGTCTGAATATGATTTGCACAGTTGTAAGATGTGCTTAATGTATGAAGAGTCGCACACCCCGTCATACGTTAGGAGCATCTTGAGTCATCTGTGCTACCAGCTGCAGTAGATTTCTATTATAATTTGTTTCTGGCATCATACATAGATATGTAGAAATCTCTTTACAATTGCAAAGTGTTTGCATATataaaggaccatttacatacACCCAGAACAGTTGATAAGACCACCACaggctgtgctctgcccggggattgctgacaacagctgattgccagcAGAACAaaaagaatttattcagagaacagcgggtggtcctcgGAATAAATTCATCTCCATGtggctcacaggctactaattggcactaataggcattagta
This region of Eleutherodactylus coqui strain aEleCoq1 chromosome 5, aEleCoq1.hap1, whole genome shotgun sequence genomic DNA includes:
- the LOC136628791 gene encoding low-density lipoprotein receptor class A domain-containing protein 1-like, whose product is MTFQRERGEECSCCFRRRCFCITGLVLLILGMISALITLGVIYGIPKNQHIITRECKASSAQTGFLCDDRTTCIAASALCDGKVDCGNGEDESRGYCGNLPNSLPEGLVFHCANKRSWTFIDKLCDNKNDCGDCSDETALRCPPCPGWRCNTVFFTDCDCIPKSRCNDTIQDCIDWSDEISCR